A genomic region of Streptosporangium lutulentum contains the following coding sequences:
- the thrS gene encoding threonine--tRNA ligase, with amino-acid sequence MSAVPELRITLAGAERVVAGGTTYGDALEADGRSVIAARANGELKDLAAAVSEGDVIEPVTVDSADGRAIVRHSTAHVMAQAVQEIFPEARLGIGPPVENGFYYDFDVKSPFTPDDLKRVEKRMREIVKQGQLFSRRAVSDDDAREELAAEPYKLELIGLKGGAGSDDGADVEVGGAELTIYDNLDPKTGERCWKDLCRGPHVPTTRSIPAFKLMRSGGAYWRGSEKNPQLQRIYGTAWESREKQDEYLHLLEEAEKRDHRKLGAELDLFSFPDELGSGLPVFHPKGGVIRRVMEDYSRKRHEEAGYSFVNTPHITKDNLYKTSGHLEWYADGMFPPMELEGAKYYLKPMNCPMHNLVFGARGRSYRELPLRLFEFGTVYRYEKSGVIHGLTRVRGMTQDDAHIYCTREQMRDELKSLLRFVLELLRDYGLDDFYLELSTKDPVKFVGTDEDWEEATETLREVAESENLQLVLDPGGAAFYGPKISVQARDAIGRSWQMSTIQLDFNLPQRFNLEYQSADGSRQQPIMIHRALFGSIERFFGVLVEHYAGAFPPWLAPVQVVGIPIAEAHAPYLHDLAKKARERGIRIEVDASDDRMQKKIRNAQKSKVPYMLLAGDEDIANGAVSFRFRNGEQRNGVPIDDAINEIADAIERRVQV; translated from the coding sequence GTGTCCGCCGTGCCAGAACTTCGTATCACCCTCGCCGGAGCCGAGCGTGTGGTGGCGGGGGGCACGACGTACGGCGACGCGCTCGAGGCCGACGGCCGCTCCGTGATCGCCGCCCGTGCCAACGGCGAGTTGAAGGACCTCGCGGCGGCCGTGTCCGAGGGCGACGTGATCGAGCCGGTCACGGTGGACAGCGCCGACGGCAGGGCCATCGTGCGCCACTCCACCGCCCACGTCATGGCCCAGGCCGTTCAGGAGATCTTCCCCGAGGCCAGGCTGGGCATCGGCCCGCCGGTCGAGAACGGCTTCTACTACGACTTCGACGTCAAGAGCCCGTTCACCCCCGATGATCTCAAGCGCGTCGAGAAGCGCATGCGCGAGATCGTCAAGCAGGGGCAGCTCTTCTCCCGCCGTGCCGTCTCCGACGACGACGCGCGTGAGGAGCTCGCCGCGGAGCCGTACAAGCTGGAGCTGATCGGTCTCAAGGGCGGCGCCGGCTCGGACGACGGGGCCGACGTCGAGGTGGGCGGCGCGGAGCTGACCATCTACGACAACCTCGACCCGAAGACCGGCGAGCGGTGCTGGAAGGACCTGTGCCGCGGCCCGCACGTGCCGACCACCCGGTCCATCCCGGCGTTCAAGCTGATGCGCTCGGGCGGCGCCTACTGGCGGGGCAGCGAGAAGAACCCGCAGCTCCAGCGGATCTACGGCACCGCCTGGGAGTCGCGCGAGAAGCAGGACGAATACCTCCACCTGCTGGAGGAGGCCGAGAAGCGCGACCACCGCAAGCTGGGCGCCGAGCTCGACCTGTTCTCCTTCCCCGACGAGCTGGGCTCGGGCCTGCCGGTCTTCCACCCCAAGGGCGGCGTGATCCGCCGCGTGATGGAGGACTACTCGCGCAAGCGGCACGAGGAGGCGGGTTACTCCTTCGTCAACACCCCGCACATCACCAAGGACAATCTCTACAAGACCTCCGGCCACCTGGAGTGGTACGCCGACGGCATGTTCCCGCCCATGGAGCTGGAAGGCGCCAAGTACTACCTCAAGCCGATGAACTGCCCGATGCACAACCTGGTCTTCGGGGCTCGCGGGCGCTCCTACCGTGAGCTGCCGCTGCGGTTGTTCGAGTTCGGCACCGTGTACCGCTACGAGAAGTCCGGGGTCATCCACGGCCTCACCCGCGTGCGCGGCATGACGCAGGACGACGCCCACATCTACTGCACCCGCGAGCAGATGCGCGACGAGCTGAAGTCGCTGCTGCGCTTCGTGCTCGAACTGCTGCGCGACTACGGCCTCGACGACTTCTACCTGGAGCTGTCGACCAAGGACCCGGTCAAGTTCGTCGGCACCGACGAAGACTGGGAGGAGGCGACCGAGACCCTGCGCGAGGTCGCCGAGTCGGAGAACCTGCAGCTGGTCCTCGACCCGGGCGGCGCGGCGTTCTACGGGCCGAAGATCTCCGTCCAGGCCCGCGACGCGATCGGCCGCTCGTGGCAGATGTCGACCATCCAGCTCGACTTCAACCTGCCGCAGCGCTTCAACCTGGAATACCAGTCGGCCGACGGTTCCCGTCAGCAGCCCATCATGATCCACCGGGCGTTGTTCGGCTCGATCGAGCGGTTCTTCGGCGTCCTGGTCGAGCACTACGCGGGGGCGTTCCCTCCGTGGCTCGCCCCGGTGCAGGTCGTCGGCATCCCGATCGCCGAGGCCCACGCGCCCTACCTGCACGACCTGGCCAAGAAGGCGCGCGAGCGGGGTATCCGGATCGAGGTGGACGCCTCGGACGACCGGATGCAGAAGAAGATCCGTAACGCGCAGAAGTCGAAGGTGCCGTACATGCTCCTGGCCGGAGACGAGGACATCGCCAACGGCGCGGTCTCCTTCCGCTTCCGCAACGGCGAGCAGCGGAACGGCGTCCCGATCGACGACGCCATCAACGAGATCGCCGACGCGATCGAGCGGCGCGTCCAGGTCTGA
- the dapD gene encoding 2,3,4,5-tetrahydropyridine-2,6-dicarboxylate N-succinyltransferase, with amino-acid sequence MNAAAQTSGAHGAGIATITSGGTVLDTWFPSPQLGEPSSPGTRRLSASEAVEALGSGAAALLGPDEDRGVEVVAVYTGITKLSEAPVDAHDAYLRLHLLSARLVQPHGQNLDGLFGLLSNVVWTSHGPCAVEGFEEVRLRLRARGQVTVYGIDKFPRMVDYVVPGGVRIAEADRVRLGAHLASGTTVMHEGFVNFNAGTLGTSMVEGRVSAGVVVGDGSDVGGGASIMGTLSGGGKQVISIGQRCLLGANSGIGISLGDDCVVEAGLYVTAGTKVTLPDGRVAKASEFSGASGLLFRRNSTSGAVEVVPRQGTGPELNSILHSND; translated from the coding sequence GTGAACGCAGCAGCCCAGACCTCCGGTGCCCACGGCGCCGGCATCGCGACCATAACGTCCGGCGGAACCGTGCTCGACACCTGGTTCCCCTCTCCTCAGCTGGGCGAGCCGTCCTCGCCCGGCACCAGGCGGCTGAGCGCCTCCGAGGCCGTCGAGGCGCTCGGCTCCGGGGCCGCGGCACTGCTCGGCCCCGACGAGGACCGCGGCGTCGAGGTGGTCGCGGTGTACACCGGGATCACCAAGCTGTCGGAGGCCCCCGTCGACGCGCACGACGCCTACCTCCGCCTCCACCTGCTGTCGGCCCGCCTCGTCCAGCCGCACGGCCAGAACCTGGACGGGCTGTTCGGCCTGCTGAGCAACGTCGTGTGGACCAGCCACGGCCCCTGCGCGGTCGAGGGCTTCGAGGAGGTACGGCTGCGCCTGCGCGCCCGCGGCCAGGTGACCGTCTACGGCATCGACAAGTTCCCCCGGATGGTCGACTACGTGGTGCCCGGCGGCGTCCGGATCGCCGAGGCCGACCGCGTCCGCCTCGGCGCGCACCTGGCCAGTGGCACGACGGTGATGCACGAGGGCTTCGTCAACTTCAACGCCGGGACCCTGGGCACCTCCATGGTCGAGGGCCGCGTCTCGGCGGGTGTCGTCGTGGGCGACGGCTCCGACGTCGGCGGCGGCGCCTCCATCATGGGCACCCTGTCCGGCGGCGGCAAGCAGGTCATCTCCATCGGGCAGCGCTGCCTGCTCGGCGCCAACAGCGGCATCGGCATCTCCCTCGGCGACGACTGCGTCGTGGAGGCCGGCCTCTACGTCACCGCAGGGACCAAGGTGACCCTCCCCGACGGCCGGGTGGCCAAGGCCTCGGAGTTCTCCGGCGCCTCCGGACTGCTGTTCCGCCGCAACTCCACCTCCGGCGCCGTCGAGGTCGTCCCCCGCCAGGGCACCGGCCCGGAGCTCAACAGCATCCTGCATTCCAACGACTGA
- a CDS encoding LVIVD repeat-containing protein — protein sequence MRSTVASGLCALVLVAGCAADPGPADPPVAATSTGATASGDPSPSGSPEGSEEVIKSANVTHVANVPPQAPLDGPQAWGTDLAFQGDHAFVGNFDGFSVFDISDPAKPTAVSRVLCPGEQNDISVSGNLLFLSLDAARVGPECDSAEQRGTGWEGIRIFDITDKAHPTFVSAVRTECGSHTHTVVPGKNPDTVYLYVSSPGPEQSATCPAPHNNISVVEVPVKDPSAAKVVSQPKLSGQSGQEEIASGCHDITVYPEKDLAAAACFGDGFLLDISDRVKPTVLQRVSDEENFSIWHSATFNNSATKVVFGDELGGGGSATCDADTPKTKGANAVYDLTPDRTLKLRGYFKIPREQDPTENCVAHNGSLMPVPGKDILVQAWYQGGVSIVDFTAEPKEIGFFERGPVEGLGGSWSAYYYNGYIYSSDITRGLDVLRVDDPLTDPAKKVTMRELNAQTQMSYPD from the coding sequence GTGCGATCGACCGTGGCATCCGGCCTGTGCGCGTTAGTTCTGGTGGCCGGATGCGCCGCGGATCCCGGGCCCGCGGATCCGCCGGTCGCCGCCACCTCGACGGGCGCGACGGCCTCCGGGGACCCCTCGCCCTCGGGTTCCCCCGAGGGCTCGGAAGAGGTCATCAAGAGCGCCAATGTCACACATGTGGCCAACGTGCCACCCCAGGCGCCGCTCGACGGCCCCCAGGCCTGGGGCACCGATCTCGCCTTCCAGGGCGATCACGCGTTCGTCGGCAACTTCGACGGCTTCAGCGTGTTCGACATCTCCGACCCCGCCAAGCCCACCGCGGTCAGCCGGGTGCTCTGCCCCGGCGAGCAGAACGACATCTCCGTGAGCGGGAACCTGCTGTTCCTGTCCCTCGACGCGGCGCGCGTCGGGCCGGAGTGCGACAGCGCGGAGCAGCGGGGCACCGGCTGGGAGGGCATCCGGATCTTCGACATCACGGACAAGGCCCATCCCACGTTCGTCTCGGCGGTCCGCACGGAATGCGGCTCCCACACCCACACGGTCGTCCCCGGCAAGAACCCGGACACGGTCTACCTCTACGTCTCCTCCCCCGGCCCCGAACAGTCGGCGACCTGCCCGGCCCCGCACAACAACATCTCCGTGGTCGAGGTGCCCGTCAAGGACCCGTCCGCCGCCAAGGTGGTGTCGCAACCCAAGCTTTCCGGGCAGAGCGGCCAGGAGGAGATCGCCAGCGGCTGCCACGACATCACGGTCTACCCGGAGAAGGACCTGGCCGCCGCCGCCTGCTTCGGCGACGGGTTCCTGCTGGACATCTCCGACCGGGTCAAGCCCACGGTGCTCCAGCGCGTGAGCGACGAGGAGAACTTCTCGATCTGGCACTCGGCGACGTTCAACAACTCCGCCACCAAGGTCGTGTTCGGCGACGAGCTGGGCGGCGGCGGGAGCGCGACCTGCGACGCCGACACCCCGAAGACCAAGGGGGCGAACGCCGTGTACGACCTCACCCCGGACCGCACGCTCAAGCTGCGCGGCTATTTCAAGATCCCCCGGGAGCAGGACCCCACGGAGAACTGCGTCGCGCACAACGGTTCGCTGATGCCGGTCCCCGGCAAGGACATCCTGGTCCAGGCCTGGTACCAGGGCGGAGTGTCGATCGTGGACTTCACCGCCGAGCCCAAGGAGATCGGCTTCTTCGAGCGCGGCCCGGTCGAGGGGCTCGGCGGCTCCTGGTCGGCCTACTACTACAACGGCTACATCTACTCCAGTGACATCACCAGGGGCCTGGACGTGCTCCGCGTCGACGACCCGCTGACCGACCCGGCCAAGAAGGTCACGATGAGGGAACTGAACGCCCAGACCCAGATGTCCTACCCGGACTGA
- a CDS encoding SsgA family sporulation/cell division regulator gives MNSSTVSAELGLRLVVPDRTTVPLLAGLSYTADDPYAIRMAFHVGNDEPVEWIFARELLTVGIVRRVGDGDVQVWPARADGERTLHISLTSPFGQALFEVPLAPLTEFLHRTYELVPAGRETDFMDLDAELSNMLWSS, from the coding sequence ATGAACAGCTCCACCGTCTCTGCCGAGCTGGGCCTTCGGCTTGTGGTCCCCGACCGTACCACCGTCCCCCTGCTAGCCGGACTCAGCTACACGGCCGACGATCCATACGCGATCCGGATGGCCTTCCACGTGGGGAACGACGAACCGGTCGAGTGGATCTTTGCCCGTGAGTTGCTGACAGTCGGCATCGTGCGGCGCGTGGGCGACGGAGACGTCCAGGTGTGGCCCGCGCGTGCCGATGGTGAGCGCACCCTGCACATCAGCCTCACGTCGCCGTTCGGACAGGCCCTGTTCGAGGTGCCGCTGGCTCCGCTCACGGAGTTCCTGCACCGGACGTACGAGCTGGTCCCGGCGGGTCGCGAGACCGATTTCATGGATCTCGACGCCGAGCTCAGCAACATGCTCTGGAGTTCCTGA
- a CDS encoding LLM class F420-dependent oxidoreductase: MRFGLFLNEPKGPDALSKLRERVARGADEGFSSAWVSNIFGLDALTALAVVGSQVPGIELGTGVVPTYPRHPAALAQQALTVNAAVDGRLALGIGLSHQMVIEGMYGYSFDKPARHMREYLSVLMPLVRGEKASFEGETLKANIELSTPGTGNMPVLLAALAPRMLKLAGEVADGTVLWMTGPKTVAEHVVPAITEAARAAGRPAPRIVCTLPICVTDDVEAARAEASAKFAIYGHLPSYRAMLDREGVEGPGGVAMVGDEDAVAAQIEALAEIGVTDFVAAEYSRDGRTREFLKTLL, translated from the coding sequence ATGCGATTCGGACTGTTTCTCAACGAGCCCAAGGGGCCGGACGCGCTGAGCAAGCTGCGGGAGCGAGTCGCCCGTGGGGCCGACGAGGGCTTCTCCTCGGCCTGGGTGTCCAACATCTTCGGCCTGGACGCGCTGACCGCGCTCGCGGTGGTCGGCAGCCAGGTGCCCGGGATCGAGCTCGGCACCGGCGTCGTGCCGACCTACCCCCGTCATCCGGCCGCGCTCGCCCAGCAGGCGCTCACGGTCAACGCCGCCGTGGACGGACGGCTCGCGCTCGGCATCGGCCTCTCGCACCAGATGGTGATCGAGGGCATGTACGGCTACAGCTTCGACAAGCCCGCCCGGCACATGCGCGAATACCTGTCCGTCCTGATGCCGCTCGTCCGCGGGGAGAAGGCGTCCTTCGAGGGGGAGACCCTCAAGGCGAACATCGAGCTGTCGACACCGGGCACGGGGAACATGCCCGTGCTCCTCGCCGCGCTGGCCCCTCGCATGCTCAAGCTGGCCGGCGAGGTGGCCGACGGCACGGTGCTGTGGATGACCGGCCCCAAGACCGTGGCCGAGCATGTCGTGCCCGCCATCACCGAGGCCGCCCGGGCGGCCGGCCGTCCCGCGCCCAGGATCGTGTGCACGCTGCCCATCTGCGTCACCGACGACGTCGAGGCGGCCAGGGCGGAGGCCTCGGCGAAGTTCGCGATCTACGGCCACCTGCCGTCCTACCGGGCGATGCTCGACAGGGAGGGCGTCGAGGGCCCGGGCGGAGTGGCGATGGTCGGCGACGAGGACGCCGTGGCCGCCCAGATCGAGGCGCTCGCCGAGATCGGGGTCACCGACTTCGTCGCCGCCGAATACAGCCGTGACGGGCGGACCAGGGAGTTCCTCAAGACCCTGCTCTGA
- a CDS encoding chorismate-binding protein, with the protein MHGSFAHVTGYLATRLRDVTTDLAALDGEGWWAVVVDYEGKVTCARFDDVRLAPLPSPRGPWRGPHPSSWSSSLDRAAYEDGVRRIRDHIERGDVYQANLCRVLSAPLPGSPDPLALAVRLAEGNPAPYAATVSLPEVSVVSASPELYLSRDGDVIESRPIKGTGVTAEDLLEKDYAENVMIVDLVRNDLGRVAEVGSVSVPALCEVEEHPGLVHLVSTVRARLAPEYGWPELFSATFPPGSVTGAPKSSALRIIDELEPERRGPYCGTVGWVDADRRRASLAVGIRTFWLSPGEIHFGTGAGITWGSDPRREWDETELKASRLIALASTSA; encoded by the coding sequence GTGCATGGTTCATTTGCGCATGTCACTGGGTACTTGGCGACCCGGCTCCGCGACGTCACCACCGATCTGGCGGCGCTCGACGGCGAGGGCTGGTGGGCCGTCGTGGTCGACTACGAGGGCAAGGTGACGTGTGCCAGGTTCGACGACGTCCGGCTGGCGCCGCTGCCCTCGCCGCGCGGCCCCTGGCGGGGACCGCATCCGTCGTCGTGGAGCAGCTCGCTGGACCGGGCCGCCTACGAGGACGGCGTGCGCCGCATCCGCGATCACATCGAGCGGGGTGACGTCTACCAGGCCAACCTGTGCCGGGTGCTGAGCGCGCCCCTGCCGGGGAGCCCGGACCCGCTGGCGCTGGCCGTACGGCTGGCGGAGGGCAATCCCGCGCCCTATGCGGCGACGGTGAGCCTGCCGGAGGTGAGCGTCGTGTCCGCCTCCCCGGAGCTCTACCTGTCCAGGGACGGCGACGTGATCGAGTCCAGGCCGATCAAGGGGACCGGGGTCACGGCGGAGGACCTGCTGGAGAAGGACTACGCGGAGAACGTGATGATCGTCGACCTGGTCCGCAACGACCTGGGCCGGGTCGCCGAGGTCGGCTCGGTGAGCGTGCCCGCGCTGTGCGAGGTGGAGGAGCATCCGGGTCTCGTGCACCTGGTCTCCACGGTCCGGGCGCGGCTCGCGCCGGAATACGGCTGGCCCGAGCTGTTCTCCGCGACGTTTCCTCCGGGTTCCGTGACCGGGGCCCCGAAATCCTCCGCCCTGCGGATCATCGATGAGCTCGAACCGGAGCGGCGAGGGCCGTACTGTGGAACGGTGGGCTGGGTCGACGCCGACCGGCGCCGGGCATCGCTGGCCGTGGGAATCCGCACGTTCTGGCTCTCGCCCGGTGAAATCCACTTCGGTACGGGCGCGGGCATAACCTGGGGTAGCGATCCGCGCCGCGAGTGGGACGAGACCGAGTTGAAGGCCTCCCGGCTCATCGCGCTGGCTTCCACATCAGCTTAG
- a CDS encoding phosphatase PAP2 family protein: MTGQETATTTAVARWVTGLFAPQVLVIGLPPLVGLLADGWPGAAWGLVASALCGGVPAGVILAGVRSGRLDSHHLVDRASRTGPLLVAVAAVLVALVLLILLGAPRLLVATVTAMLAALAVTVPVTLAWKISFHAAVSAGSVVVLAHVLPAVPTLVVGALLVATVCWARVRLTHHTPAQVVAGVLIGAGTAWAVLSGFGP, translated from the coding sequence ATGACCGGTCAGGAAACGGCGACCACAACGGCGGTCGCCCGGTGGGTGACCGGGCTGTTCGCGCCACAGGTTCTGGTCATCGGGCTGCCTCCGCTCGTCGGGCTGCTGGCCGACGGGTGGCCGGGGGCGGCCTGGGGACTGGTGGCCTCGGCCCTGTGCGGCGGCGTCCCCGCCGGGGTGATCCTGGCCGGGGTCCGTTCGGGGCGGCTGGACTCCCATCACCTCGTGGACCGGGCGAGCCGGACGGGGCCGCTGCTGGTGGCGGTGGCGGCGGTGCTCGTGGCGCTGGTGCTGCTGATCCTCCTGGGCGCTCCCCGGTTGCTGGTCGCCACGGTCACCGCGATGCTGGCCGCGCTCGCGGTGACGGTCCCGGTCACCCTCGCGTGGAAGATCTCCTTCCACGCGGCCGTGTCGGCGGGCTCCGTCGTGGTGCTCGCCCACGTGTTACCCGCCGTGCCGACCCTCGTCGTGGGCGCGCTGCTCGTGGCGACGGTGTGCTGGGCCCGGGTACGGCTCACCCACCACACCCCGGCCCAGGTCGTCGCCGGAGTCCTCATCGGCGCCGGTACGGCCTGGGCGGTCCTGAGCGGCTTCGGCCCCTGA
- a CDS encoding Asp23/Gls24 family envelope stress response protein — translation MTDVSVEDLTEETDSPSETSGTARPYSLGLSTPSDLSELPAPSVAEPLSSAVVKGRIKVADEVVEKVAALATLEVAGVADLGGDFARTLESVRERMGVGSKRGNQGVSAHVQDRTVAVDVTIVAEYGHVVMEVANEVKTNVARTVSRMLGMRVVEVNVNVDDVRLPGEVVPTAPADGPEES, via the coding sequence ATGACCGACGTCTCCGTTGAGGATCTCACCGAGGAGACCGACTCTCCCTCCGAGACGAGCGGCACCGCCCGTCCGTATTCCCTGGGCCTTTCCACCCCGTCCGATCTGTCGGAGCTGCCGGCGCCGTCCGTCGCCGAGCCGCTGTCCTCCGCCGTGGTCAAGGGCCGGATCAAGGTCGCCGACGAGGTCGTGGAGAAGGTCGCGGCCCTCGCCACGCTGGAGGTGGCGGGCGTCGCCGACCTGGGAGGAGACTTCGCCCGGACGCTGGAGTCGGTCCGCGAACGCATGGGTGTCGGCAGCAAGCGCGGCAACCAGGGTGTGAGCGCCCACGTCCAGGACCGCACGGTCGCGGTGGACGTGACGATCGTGGCGGAGTACGGGCACGTGGTCATGGAGGTGGCCAACGAGGTCAAGACCAACGTGGCCCGCACGGTCAGCCGGATGCTGGGCATGCGGGTCGTCGAGGTCAACGTCAACGTGGACGACGTGCGCCTGCCCGGCGAGGTCGTTCCCACGGCCCCCGCCGACGGCCCCGAAGAGTCCTGA
- a CDS encoding aminotransferase class IV, whose amino-acid sequence MNVPVWVNGALIPPDQAIVSVFDHGLMVGDGVFETIKCMNGASFALTRHLDRLRLSAQRMDLPEPDVDAIAAGIRACLAEAPPWPLGRIRVTYTSGPGPLGSDRGDQGCTAVVIVGEQAPFPATADVTVVPWPRNERGALAGVKSTSYGDNAKALLYAKTRGGAEAIFENLAGDLCEGTGSNVFIVRDGRLITPTLASGCLAGVTRALTLEWCGGTEEDVPLSALYEADEAFLTSTTRDIQPIRAVDQTVLPAAPGPITAKAMKIFAERGAADLDP is encoded by the coding sequence ATGAACGTACCCGTATGGGTTAACGGGGCACTTATCCCTCCGGATCAGGCCATCGTCTCAGTCTTCGATCACGGACTGATGGTCGGTGACGGAGTGTTCGAGACGATCAAGTGCATGAACGGAGCCTCGTTCGCCCTCACCCGTCATCTGGACCGGCTTCGGCTGTCGGCTCAGCGCATGGACCTGCCCGAGCCCGACGTGGACGCGATCGCCGCCGGTATCCGCGCCTGCCTTGCGGAGGCGCCGCCGTGGCCGCTCGGCAGGATCCGCGTCACCTACACCAGCGGTCCGGGACCGCTCGGCTCCGACCGCGGTGACCAGGGCTGCACGGCCGTGGTGATCGTCGGTGAGCAGGCGCCGTTCCCCGCCACCGCGGACGTCACCGTCGTGCCCTGGCCGCGCAACGAGCGCGGCGCGCTCGCGGGCGTCAAGAGCACCTCCTACGGCGACAACGCCAAGGCCCTGCTCTACGCCAAGACGAGGGGCGGCGCGGAGGCGATCTTCGAGAACCTCGCGGGTGACCTCTGCGAGGGCACCGGCAGCAACGTCTTCATCGTGCGCGACGGCCGGCTGATCACTCCCACGCTCGCCTCGGGCTGCCTGGCCGGGGTCACCCGCGCGCTGACGCTGGAGTGGTGCGGGGGCACGGAGGAGGATGTCCCGCTGTCGGCCCTCTACGAGGCCGACGAGGCGTTCCTGACCTCCACCACCCGTGACATCCAGCCGATCCGCGCGGTCGACCAGACCGTGCTGCCGGCCGCTCCGGGCCCGATCACCGCCAAGGCGATGAAGATCTTCGCCGAGCGCGGAGCCGCCGACCTCGACCCCTGA
- a CDS encoding glycoside hydrolase family 25 protein, with amino-acid sequence MLNGIDVSNWQGVVDWGRHARAGVAFAFAKATEGVTFTDPWFVRNWTGMRESWIVCGAYHFARPSGNPEAQVGHFLRAVGQAGGLHRGDLLALDLETNDHLPAPKVARFARRWCDAVIEQAGVRPVIYTFLSFARNGNCAGLEGYPLWIAAPDHPRGRPEVPVPWSSWTIHQHSNRPVDRNVFRGTRADLTSLGYRPRRSRDA; translated from the coding sequence ATGTTGAACGGCATCGATGTGTCGAACTGGCAGGGCGTCGTCGACTGGGGGCGTCATGCCAGGGCGGGGGTCGCCTTCGCCTTCGCCAAGGCGACCGAGGGGGTCACCTTCACCGACCCGTGGTTCGTCAGGAACTGGACGGGCATGCGGGAGAGCTGGATCGTCTGCGGGGCCTACCATTTCGCGCGTCCGTCGGGCAATCCCGAGGCCCAGGTGGGGCACTTCCTGAGGGCCGTGGGGCAGGCGGGCGGGCTGCACCGCGGCGATCTGCTGGCGCTCGACCTGGAGACCAACGATCACCTGCCCGCCCCCAAGGTGGCCCGCTTCGCCCGGCGCTGGTGCGACGCGGTCATCGAGCAGGCCGGGGTGAGGCCGGTGATCTACACGTTCCTCTCGTTCGCGCGCAACGGCAACTGCGCGGGGCTGGAGGGATATCCGCTCTGGATCGCCGCGCCCGACCATCCGCGGGGCAGGCCGGAGGTTCCGGTGCCGTGGAGCAGCTGGACCATCCATCAGCACTCCAACAGGCCGGTGGACCGCAATGTGTTCCGCGGCACCCGGGCCGACCTCACCTCATTGGGGTATCGCCCGCGCCGGAGCCGGGATGCCTGA
- a CDS encoding DUF305 domain-containing protein, translated as MIASGLVGCAAAEPEPRTPLVAGTGAPVIIPGGPGDAGRTARPGEDLGESEARVTAADVRFAEGMIPHHRQALEMAALVRPRSSSPVLWKLAERITAAQRPEIAALTSWLESAGRPAPDGHDGHDGHVITQEQTNRLKAARGVEFDRLFLKLMIVHHEAAMTMAREQIGEGTDRIMLTMAKDVASGQAVEITRMRGELLRLGG; from the coding sequence TTGATCGCATCGGGTCTCGTCGGCTGCGCGGCGGCCGAACCGGAGCCGCGGACCCCGCTTGTCGCGGGCACCGGCGCACCGGTGATCATCCCGGGCGGCCCCGGCGACGCGGGCCGTACGGCACGGCCGGGGGAGGATCTCGGAGAGTCCGAGGCGAGGGTCACGGCGGCCGACGTGAGGTTCGCCGAGGGCATGATCCCGCACCACCGGCAGGCGCTGGAGATGGCCGCGCTGGTGCGGCCCAGATCGTCCTCACCGGTCCTGTGGAAACTCGCCGAGCGGATCACCGCCGCCCAGCGGCCCGAGATCGCGGCCCTGACGTCCTGGCTGGAATCGGCCGGTCGGCCGGCGCCGGACGGTCACGACGGCCATGACGGCCACGTGATCACGCAGGAGCAGACGAACCGGCTCAAGGCGGCCAGGGGGGTGGAGTTCGACAGGCTCTTCCTGAAGCTGATGATCGTTCACCATGAGGCGGCGATGACGATGGCCAGGGAGCAGATCGGGGAGGGCACGGATCGGATCATGCTGACGATGGCCAAGGACGTCGCCTCCGGCCAGGCCGTCGAGATCACCCGGATGCGCGGGGAGTTGCTCAGGCTGGGCGGCTAG